Genomic DNA from Marispirochaeta aestuarii:
ATTTCGAACTCCTGCAGCCGTATTACCCCTTCTTCTCTTAACGCTTCCCACCGCTCTTCATGACGTTTCGTCTCAGAAAAAAGAGTATTGATATTAAGTCCAAATACATCTTCCCTGGACCTGAATCCGAAGAGAGACAGAAACGCTGGATTACAGTCCAGAATTTTCCCCTCTCCGTCGGCAATAAAGTCCCCGGACAGGTCTTCTTCAAAGAGCCTCCGGTATCTTTCTTCGCTTTCGTGAAGTCTGACCTCCATCCGATGTCTGTACAGGGCCATTTCTATGGTTGTCTTCAGTTCCCGTTCATTAAAGGGCTTCAGGATATAGCCGAAAGGTCCGCTCATCTTTGCCCTGTCCAGGGTCTGGTCATCCGCAAAGGCTGTAAGAAGAATCACCGGCCGATGATACTTTTCTCTGATAATCCTGGAGGCCTCGATACCATCCATATTGCCGTGTATCTTGATGTCCATCAGCACAAGGTCGGGAACCTGTCTGTTAATCTCGCTGAAAGCTGCTTCTGCAGACGAGACAGGTCCCATGGTCCCGTAGCCGAATCGTAAAAGATGGTTTTTTATATCAAGAGCAACTATTGATTCATCTTCAACGACCAGAATGACCGCAGTACCGTCCTTTTTCATTACATCCTCGAATTATAAAATATTTTTATCTGTTCAGCGAACATTCGTCAGATACCATTCCACGGCGTACTGCATCAATTCAGTGCTGTTTTTTAAGGAAAGTTTCTGTTTCAGATGAGATTTATAGGTCTCGATAGTCTTGATACTCAGGTTCAGATCTTCGGCAATGGTTTTGGTGCTTTCCCCGCGGCCAACCGCCTGCAGCACCTGCAGTTCCCTGTCGCTCAGATACTCTTCAATCTTTTTATCCTTTCGCAGGTTTCCCCCCGATGTTATGGAATGCAGGAGACGATTTCGCATACTGTCACTCAGGTAAATATCACCCCGCAAAACCGCGCGTATGGCCGTCATGACATTCTCGGTCGCTTCGGCCTTCATGATAAAACCCTTTGCCCCCGCCCTGAGGGAACGCTCTGCATATACTGATTCCTCATGCAGAGAGATTACGAGCATCAGAAAGTCGGGATAAATCCGGGACAGATCCTTAATTAATTCTATGCCGTTGGAATTCTTTAAAGACAGATCGATGAGTGCCAGATCAGGTTGTAATTTTTCAATCAGTTCAAAGGCCCCGGCAGCATCTTCAGCCTCACCCACCACAATCAGGTCGTCCTCCTGATTGATCAACTGTGTAAAGCCCTGTCGGACAATGGGATGATCGTCAATAATAACAATCCTCTTTTTCACGCCCTTACCACCTGCTTATTACTGTGTTATAGGGACCCTGCATATAACAGCAGTACCCCAGCCTTCGTTACCTATTATCGACAGGTGTCCCCCTACCATGTTAGCCCGATACTGCATGATTCTCAATCCCAGACCGGACGTGCTTTCTTCTGATATCCCATTGCCGTTGTCACGAATTGTCAACACAATCTCCGTTGTATCCTGCTCCAGGGAAACGATAATGCTTGTTCCGCCGGCGTGCTTGATTGCGTTGGTTAAGGCCTCCTGACATATATGATAAAGCTGAACCTCCGCAATGGGCTGAAGGTCGACAGGATCACGATGACCTTCAAAGGAGGTTGCCACACCGTACATTGACTGGCAGTAGAGACTCAGCTCCTGAAGAGCTTCTACAAGTCCGTTGGTCTGCAGTGTTACGGGAATTAGCCCCTTTGCCATTTCCCGCGTCTGTTCCACCGTGTTTCTCACAATCTGCTGAATATCCCGGGCATCCTCGACACAAGTACTGTCCTTCTCTTTCAGAAGTTTACCTTCCAGTGCCTTTACCCGAAGAAGGATACCCGTTAATTGCTGTCCCAGGCTGTCATGAAGATCCTGTCCTATCCGTGATCGCTCGCGGTCCTCGATTTCCAGGATTTCCTTTTCCAGCTGTTTGCGCTTGCTCATGTCCCGGGCGATAAGCGAAACTGCAATCAGGTTTCCCCGGGAGTCCCTGATGGGAGAGATCTTTACAGACATGTCTATAATACCCCCGTCCTTACGGGCCCGCAGAGTTTCGTAATGGTCAATAAGCTCTCCATTGCGTATTCTGTCGAGCATTTCGGGGATCTCGTTGGGGTAGAAATCGGGAACGAGAATCGAAAGATTCTTACCCCGGACCTCGCTCTGATCGTATCCGAACAGGATCCGGGCTCCCCGGTTCCAGCTTATTATGGTGCCTTCGGGCGTTGAACCGATTATTGCATCTTCGGAGGTCTCTACAATGGAGGCAAGACGTGACTGCATCTCCTGAACCTGGTACTCCTCCTCGATGTTGCGAAGAATCACAATGTATCCGGAAATCTTCTCATGTTCATTTTTCAGAACTGATACGGTACAAAAAACGTGGAAACGGCTCTGCTCCAGAACAAAGAAATATCTTCCTGAGACTTCTCCGGTATTCTCATAGGAAGAAAAATCCAGGGGATCCGGAGGATTCTCCTCGAAAGTGTTCTCTATTCTGACAGGCAGGTCCCGGGTCGAACGCCCCACATAATCATCCTGTTTTAGATCGAGCATTCTGCAGGCGGCTATGTTAATCAGCTGGATCTTCCCCTCTTTATCGCAGGAAATGACTCCGTCGGAGATTCCGCTGAAGGTGGTGGAAAGCAGGCGTTCGCTTTCAAGAATTTTCTTTTCCATATCATGACGGTCCAGAGCCATCTCAATGGAGAAGAAAAGATCATTCTGGTCAAAGGATTTGATGATATACCCGTAGGGACGGGTATTCTTTGCACGGGAGAGGGTATCCACATCAGAATAGGCAGAAATATAGATAACAGGGATCCTGTGCGTCTGCTGGATAATCTCCGCCACCTGTATTCCGTCAAGTTCTCCCTTCAGGTGAATATCCATCAGGATAAGATCGGGTTTGACTTCATTCAGAAAACTCAACACTTCCGGACCGTTATCCTGGGTATCGAGTACGATATACCCCAGGGAATCCAGAATATTGCAGATATCAATCGCCAGAATGGCTTCATCTTCCACAACAAGAATACGAGGAGGATCTGTCCTGGGTTGAATCTCTATATTGTCATGATGCTCCTGCATAGAAGATTATTTCCGCTTATCGCTTTTTAGAATTTCCGCCGCAATACGGTTGAGGGGCAGAATAAGATCTACGGCGTTGCGTTTAACAGCCTCTTGGGGCATTCCGTAGACGACACAGCTCTCCTCGTCCTGGGCAATTGTATAGGCTCCGTTCTGATGCATTTCAAGCATCCCGCGGGCACCGTCATCACCCATTCCCGTCATTATAATGCCTATTGCATTCTTTCCGGCATAACGGGCAACAGAGCGGAAAAGGACATCCACTGAAGGACGGTGACGACAGACAAGAGGTCCGTCCTTTACTTCCACATAGTAACGGGCCCCGCTGCGCTTCAGAAGGGTATGTTTGTTTCCCGGGGCAATGAGTACCCGTCCCCGAAGCACAGAGTCATTGTTTTCCGCTTCTTTTACACCCACGCTGCAGAT
This window encodes:
- a CDS encoding PAS domain S-box protein, with the translated sequence MQEHHDNIEIQPRTDPPRILVVEDEAILAIDICNILDSLGYIVLDTQDNGPEVLSFLNEVKPDLILMDIHLKGELDGIQVAEIIQQTHRIPVIYISAYSDVDTLSRAKNTRPYGYIIKSFDQNDLFFSIEMALDRHDMEKKILESERLLSTTFSGISDGVISCDKEGKIQLINIAACRMLDLKQDDYVGRSTRDLPVRIENTFEENPPDPLDFSSYENTGEVSGRYFFVLEQSRFHVFCTVSVLKNEHEKISGYIVILRNIEEEYQVQEMQSRLASIVETSEDAIIGSTPEGTIISWNRGARILFGYDQSEVRGKNLSILVPDFYPNEIPEMLDRIRNGELIDHYETLRARKDGGIIDMSVKISPIRDSRGNLIAVSLIARDMSKRKQLEKEILEIEDRERSRIGQDLHDSLGQQLTGILLRVKALEGKLLKEKDSTCVEDARDIQQIVRNTVEQTREMAKGLIPVTLQTNGLVEALQELSLYCQSMYGVATSFEGHRDPVDLQPIAEVQLYHICQEALTNAIKHAGGTSIIVSLEQDTTEIVLTIRDNGNGISEESTSGLGLRIMQYRANMVGGHLSIIGNEGWGTAVICRVPITQ
- a CDS encoding response regulator transcription factor, with translation MKKRIVIIDDHPIVRQGFTQLINQEDDLIVVGEAEDAAGAFELIEKLQPDLALIDLSLKNSNGIELIKDLSRIYPDFLMLVISLHEESVYAERSLRAGAKGFIMKAEATENVMTAIRAVLRGDIYLSDSMRNRLLHSITSGGNLRKDKKIEEYLSDRELQVLQAVGRGESTKTIAEDLNLSIKTIETYKSHLKQKLSLKNSTELMQYAVEWYLTNVR